A window from Sinorhizobium fredii encodes these proteins:
- the paaC gene encoding 1,2-phenylacetyl-CoA epoxidase subunit PaaC → MGRATVTDTAVDRAALFEFLLRMGDSTLVLGHRLSEWCGHGPALEEDIALANTALDFIGQTQLWLGLASEVEGEGRSADDLAYLRDARDFRNLLLTERPNGDFGKTLMRQFLFDAWHYLCLRALLGSSDARVAAIAEKASKEVAYHLQRSRDLVIRLGDGTAESHARMQGALDDLWPYTGEMFVNEASDAALVAAGVAPEPASLKAEWDALVAEALSEATLKKPADGYMHRGGKRGIHTEHLGYVLAELQFLQRAYPGATW, encoded by the coding sequence ATGGGTAGAGCAACCGTGACGGACACGGCCGTCGACCGCGCCGCACTTTTCGAGTTCCTGCTGCGCATGGGCGACAGCACCCTTGTCCTCGGCCATCGCCTTTCGGAATGGTGCGGCCACGGCCCGGCGCTCGAGGAAGACATCGCGCTCGCTAACACGGCGCTCGACTTTATCGGCCAGACGCAGTTGTGGCTGGGTCTCGCGAGCGAGGTCGAAGGCGAGGGCCGCAGCGCCGACGATCTCGCCTATCTCCGGGACGCGCGCGATTTCCGTAATCTGTTGCTTACAGAACGTCCGAACGGCGATTTCGGCAAGACGCTGATGCGCCAGTTCCTTTTCGACGCGTGGCACTACCTCTGTCTGAGGGCGCTGTTAGGCTCTTCCGATGCGCGCGTTGCCGCGATCGCCGAGAAGGCGTCCAAGGAGGTGGCCTACCATCTCCAGCGCAGCCGCGACCTCGTCATCCGGCTCGGTGACGGAACGGCGGAAAGCCATGCCCGCATGCAGGGAGCGCTTGATGATCTCTGGCCCTATACCGGCGAGATGTTCGTGAACGAAGCCTCCGACGCGGCCCTTGTCGCCGCCGGTGTGGCGCCCGAGCCCGCAAGCCTCAAGGCGGAATGGGATGCGCTGGTTGCGGAAGCGCTCTCAGAGGCGACGCTGAAGAAGCCCGCCGACGGCTATATGCACAGGGGCGGCAAGCGCGGCATTCATACAGAGCATCTCGGCTACGTGCTCGCCGAGCTGCAGTTCCTGCAGCGCGCCTATCCGGGCGCCACCTGGTAG
- the paaB gene encoding 1,2-phenylacetyl-CoA epoxidase subunit PaaB, whose translation MSSEWPLWEVFIRGQHGLNHRHVGSLHAPDAEMAINNARDVYTRRNEGVSIWVVRSSDIVASAPSEKGPLFEPSNSKVYRHPTFFDIPDEVGHM comes from the coding sequence ATGTCCAGCGAATGGCCCCTCTGGGAGGTTTTCATCCGCGGCCAGCACGGGCTGAACCACCGACACGTGGGCAGCCTGCATGCGCCGGACGCGGAAATGGCAATCAACAACGCCCGCGACGTCTACACGCGCCGCAATGAGGGCGTCAGCATCTGGGTGGTGCGTTCGAGCGACATCGTCGCCAGCGCGCCCTCTGAAAAGGGGCCGCTTTTCGAGCCTTCGAATTCGAAGGTCTACCGCCATCCGACCTTCTTCGACATTCCCGACGAAGTGGGGCACATGTGA
- the paaA gene encoding 1,2-phenylacetyl-CoA epoxidase subunit PaaA, translating to MYAQMVKTDAARVKGLGEMDAQERAFQQRIDAGQKIEPKEWMPEGYRKTLIRQISQHAHSEIVGQLPEGNWITRAPTLERKAILLAKVQDEAGHGLYLYCAAETLGISRDQMYDQLHSGKAKYSSIFNYPTLSWADIGAIGWLVDGAAIMNQVPLQRCSYGPYARAMVRICKEESFHQRQGFDILAKMVKGTRAQKAMVQDALDRWWWPSLMMFGPSDDASVHSAQSMAWKIKQNSNDELRQKFVDQTVPQAEYLGLTVPDPDLKWNDEKGGYDFGEPDWSEFFEVIAGNGPCNAERLGARRKAWEDGTWFRDGLTAHAEKVAARRAKSIAAE from the coding sequence ATGTATGCGCAAATGGTGAAAACCGACGCTGCCCGCGTCAAGGGTCTCGGCGAGATGGATGCGCAAGAGCGCGCCTTCCAGCAGCGCATTGATGCGGGCCAAAAGATCGAGCCGAAGGAATGGATGCCGGAAGGCTACCGTAAGACGCTCATCCGCCAGATCAGCCAGCACGCCCATTCCGAAATCGTCGGTCAGTTGCCGGAAGGCAACTGGATCACCCGTGCGCCGACGCTGGAGCGCAAGGCGATACTGCTTGCCAAGGTCCAGGATGAGGCCGGCCACGGCCTCTATCTCTACTGCGCCGCCGAGACGCTGGGGATCAGCCGCGATCAGATGTATGACCAGTTGCACAGCGGCAAGGCAAAATATTCCTCGATCTTCAACTATCCGACGCTCTCCTGGGCGGACATCGGTGCCATCGGCTGGCTGGTCGACGGCGCGGCGATCATGAACCAGGTGCCGCTGCAGCGCTGTTCCTACGGGCCCTATGCGCGCGCCATGGTGAGGATCTGCAAGGAGGAAAGCTTCCATCAGCGCCAAGGCTTCGACATTCTGGCGAAGATGGTGAAGGGCACGCGGGCCCAAAAAGCGATGGTTCAGGATGCGCTGGACCGCTGGTGGTGGCCGTCGCTGATGATGTTCGGCCCCTCCGACGATGCCTCCGTCCACTCGGCCCAGTCGATGGCCTGGAAGATCAAGCAGAACTCGAATGATGAGCTCCGTCAAAAGTTCGTCGATCAGACGGTGCCCCAGGCCGAGTATCTAGGACTCACCGTTCCAGATCCGGACCTCAAGTGGAACGACGAAAAGGGCGGCTACGATTTCGGCGAGCCGGACTGGAGCGAGTTCTTCGAGGTGATCGCCGGCAACGGCCCCTGCAATGCTGAACGCCTCGGGGCGCGCAGGAAGGCCTGGGAGGATGGCACCTGGTTCCGCGACGGCCTGACGGCGCATGCGGAGAAGGTCGCGGCTCGACGCGCCAAGTCGATCGCTGCCGAGTAG
- a CDS encoding FitA-like ribbon-helix-helix domain-containing protein, which translates to MVILTIRNVPDEVHRALRVRAALHGRSTEAEVRDILESVVKPEQRVRMGDILAELSRRQGLTNDDFAVLDQRRDEAAEPIRFE; encoded by the coding sequence ATGGTCATTCTGACAATTCGGAATGTGCCCGATGAAGTGCATCGCGCCCTGCGCGTGCGGGCTGCGCTACACGGCCGCAGCACGGAGGCGGAAGTCCGCGACATTCTGGAAAGTGTCGTGAAGCCGGAGCAGCGCGTCCGCATGGGAGACATCCTCGCTGAGCTCAGCCGGCGGCAGGGGCTGACCAATGATGATTTCGCGGTACTCGACCAGCGTCGTGACGAGGCAGCAGAGCCAATAAGGTTCGAATGA
- a CDS encoding Rieske 2Fe-2S domain-containing protein yields MSAIIDKARDLDHLLATAVQDDKEAGIFRCRRDIFTNEDLFELEMKHIFESNWVYLAHESQIPENNDYYTTYMGRQPVVVTRDKNGELNAIINACAHRGAMLCRRKHGNKGSFTCPFHGWTFSNTGKLLKVKDEKSTQYPEQFAKDGSHDLKRLPRFESYCGFLFGSLKEDVASLEAFLGETKVIIDQIVDQASNGLEVLRGNSSYIYDGNWKLQMENGCDGYHVSSVHWNYAATMGRRKEEGTKAVDANSWSRSVAGVYGFENGHILLWTNTMNPEVRPVYDQRDEIRARVGEVKADFIVNQTRNLCIYPNVFLMDQFSTQIRVTRPISVDKTEISIFCFAPKGESAADRALRIRQYEDFFNVSGMGTADDLEEFRACQAGYAGTAALWNDLSRGAPLWIDGPDENAKRMGIEPLLSGERSEDEGLFVRQHEYWAKVMREALTAEKNGVVA; encoded by the coding sequence ATGTCTGCGATTATCGACAAAGCCCGGGATCTCGATCATCTGCTCGCCACCGCCGTGCAGGACGACAAGGAGGCCGGCATTTTCCGTTGCCGCCGCGACATCTTCACCAATGAAGACCTGTTCGAGCTGGAGATGAAGCACATCTTCGAGAGCAACTGGGTGTACTTGGCACATGAGAGCCAGATCCCGGAAAACAACGACTACTACACGACCTATATGGGCCGTCAGCCGGTGGTCGTCACCCGCGACAAGAACGGCGAACTCAATGCGATCATCAATGCCTGCGCGCATCGCGGGGCAATGCTTTGCCGGCGCAAGCACGGCAACAAGGGCAGCTTCACCTGTCCCTTCCACGGCTGGACCTTTTCCAACACCGGCAAGCTGCTCAAGGTCAAGGACGAGAAGTCCACCCAATATCCGGAGCAGTTCGCCAAGGACGGCTCGCACGACCTGAAGCGCCTGCCCCGCTTCGAAAGCTATTGCGGCTTCCTATTCGGCAGCCTGAAGGAGGACGTCGCGTCGCTCGAGGCGTTCCTCGGCGAGACGAAGGTCATCATCGACCAGATCGTCGACCAGGCTTCGAACGGGCTCGAAGTGCTGCGAGGCAACTCGTCCTACATCTATGACGGCAATTGGAAGCTGCAGATGGAGAACGGCTGCGACGGCTATCACGTCAGCTCGGTCCACTGGAACTACGCCGCCACCATGGGCCGGCGCAAGGAGGAGGGCACGAAGGCGGTCGATGCCAACAGTTGGAGCCGATCCGTCGCCGGCGTCTACGGTTTCGAGAACGGCCATATCCTCTTGTGGACGAACACGATGAACCCGGAAGTGCGTCCGGTCTACGACCAACGCGACGAGATCAGGGCACGCGTCGGCGAGGTGAAGGCGGATTTCATCGTCAACCAGACGCGCAATCTCTGCATCTACCCCAATGTCTTCCTGATGGATCAGTTCTCGACGCAAATTCGCGTGACCCGGCCGATCAGCGTCGACAAGACCGAGATCAGCATCTTCTGCTTCGCGCCGAAAGGAGAAAGCGCTGCGGACCGAGCGCTGCGCATCCGGCAATACGAGGACTTCTTCAACGTGTCCGGAATGGGCACGGCCGACGATCTGGAAGAATTCCGCGCCTGCCAGGCCGGCTATGCCGGCACCGCCGCGCTCTGGAACGACCTGTCGCGGGGCGCACCGCTCTGGATCGACGGTCCTGATGAGAACGCGAAGCGAATGGGCATCGAGCCGCTCCTGTCCGGCGAGCGCAGCGAAGACGAGGGCCTGTTCGTGCGCCAGCACGAATATTGGGCCAAGGTGATGCGCGAGGCGCTGACGGCCGAGAAGAACGGAGTCGTCGCATGA
- the pcaD gene encoding 3-oxoadipate enol-lactonase — protein MPYLDLESHRLHYRIDGDTAASGKPWLMFCNSVGTDLHMWAAQVAALSHQYRLLRYDRRGHGLSSAPPPPYALSDLGHDVIALLDALEIERAHFCGLSIGGLTGQWLAIHAGERLDKLVVCATSAKIGTAESWVARIAAVRENGIGELAAATAERWFTPEFRTAEGDTVREMRDTFAATKVDGYIGCCAALAGADLREEVGRIANPVLAVSGEDDPVCPPADLEGIAVGVHWGRHVSLPGRHMVNVESASTFNAALIEFLDSDW, from the coding sequence GTGCCCTATCTAGATCTCGAAAGTCACCGCCTTCATTACCGTATCGACGGCGATACGGCCGCTTCCGGCAAGCCTTGGCTCATGTTCTGCAATTCGGTCGGTACCGACCTGCACATGTGGGCTGCGCAGGTGGCCGCGCTCTCGCACCAATATCGCCTGCTGCGTTACGATCGCCGCGGTCATGGCCTGTCTTCGGCACCGCCGCCGCCCTATGCACTGTCCGATCTTGGTCACGACGTCATCGCGCTGCTCGATGCGCTTGAGATAGAGCGGGCGCATTTCTGCGGCCTCTCCATCGGCGGTCTGACCGGACAGTGGCTGGCCATTCATGCCGGAGAACGGCTGGACAAGCTTGTTGTGTGCGCGACGTCCGCCAAGATCGGCACCGCGGAAAGCTGGGTCGCGCGCATTGCCGCCGTGCGGGAAAACGGCATTGGGGAGCTCGCCGCCGCCACCGCCGAGCGCTGGTTCACGCCGGAGTTCAGAACCGCTGAAGGCGACACCGTCCGCGAGATGCGTGACACGTTCGCCGCGACCAAGGTCGACGGCTATATCGGCTGTTGCGCAGCTCTGGCCGGGGCGGATCTGCGGGAGGAAGTCGGCCGGATCGCAAACCCCGTGCTTGCCGTCTCCGGCGAAGACGATCCGGTGTGTCCGCCGGCCGATTTGGAGGGCATCGCCGTTGGTGTGCACTGGGGTCGCCACGTCTCATTGCCGGGCCGCCATATGGTCAATGTCGAGTCGGCTTCGACATTCAATGCTGCGCTTATCGAGTTTCTCGACAGCGATTGGTGA
- the benB gene encoding benzoate 1,2-dioxygenase small subunit, whose translation MSIFYEAICAFLYREARLLDDREWDEWLTCYAPDVTYWMPAWDDDDQITDDPQSQISLIYYPNRDGLEDRVFRIKTERSGASTPEPRTSHSVTNVEVLEVRGDEIDVRYNFHTLNHRYKVTDQFFGTMFVTLRKSDDELLISNKKIVLKNDYIRQVIDVYHI comes from the coding sequence ATGAGCATTTTCTACGAAGCCATCTGCGCGTTTCTTTACCGGGAAGCCCGTCTGCTGGACGATCGCGAGTGGGACGAATGGCTGACCTGCTATGCGCCAGACGTGACCTACTGGATGCCGGCCTGGGACGACGACGACCAGATCACCGATGACCCGCAGTCGCAGATCTCGCTGATCTACTACCCGAACCGCGACGGTCTGGAAGACCGGGTGTTCCGCATCAAGACCGAGCGCTCCGGCGCCTCCACGCCGGAGCCGCGCACCAGCCACAGCGTGACCAATGTCGAAGTCTTGGAAGTCCGCGGTGATGAAATCGACGTGCGCTACAACTTCCACACGTTGAATCATCGTTACAAGGTCACCGACCAGTTCTTCGGCACGATGTTCGTGACGCTGCGCAAGAGCGACGACGAGCTGCTGATCTCCAACAAGAAGATCGTGCTGAAGAACGACTACATCCGCCAGGTCATCGACGTCTATCACATCTGA
- the benC gene encoding benzoate 1,2-dioxygenase electron transfer component BenC has protein sequence MACYRIALNFEDGVTRFIECKDGEKVLDAAFRNKINLPMDCSDGVCGTCKCRAESGSYDLGNDFIDDALTAEEAKSGLVLTCQMKPASDCVIAVPTTSVACKTGQQRFSATVARVSLHNDAATVLELEAEAAPAFLPGQYVNIEVPGSGQSRSYSFSTAPCEGRIGFLIKKIPGGLMSNWLERAEVGAKLELTGPVGSFYLRHVQRPLLFLAGGTGLAPFLSMLEVLARESSGQKIHLIYGVTRDLDLVLVDEIEAYAARLPNFSFATVVAEDSSGHPRKGWVTQHMPTEVLHGGDVDVYLCGPPPMVDAVRWHFDDSGVKPNSFHYEKFTPNAVVKEAA, from the coding sequence ATGGCCTGCTACAGAATTGCGTTGAACTTCGAGGACGGGGTGACCCGCTTCATCGAGTGCAAGGACGGCGAGAAGGTTCTCGATGCGGCCTTCCGCAACAAGATCAACCTGCCGATGGACTGTTCCGACGGCGTGTGCGGCACCTGCAAGTGTCGCGCCGAGAGCGGCAGCTACGACCTAGGCAACGATTTCATCGACGATGCGCTGACGGCGGAGGAGGCCAAAAGCGGGCTTGTGCTGACCTGCCAGATGAAGCCGGCTTCGGATTGCGTGATCGCGGTGCCGACGACATCCGTGGCCTGCAAGACCGGGCAGCAGAGATTCTCGGCCACAGTGGCGCGCGTCAGCCTGCACAACGACGCGGCGACCGTGCTGGAGCTTGAGGCGGAGGCCGCGCCTGCCTTCCTGCCTGGCCAGTATGTCAATATCGAGGTGCCGGGCAGCGGTCAGAGCCGCTCCTATTCGTTCAGCACAGCGCCCTGCGAAGGCCGCATCGGCTTCCTCATCAAGAAGATACCCGGCGGCCTGATGAGCAACTGGCTGGAGCGCGCCGAAGTCGGCGCGAAGCTGGAGCTGACAGGACCGGTGGGGAGCTTTTATCTCCGCCACGTCCAGAGGCCACTCTTGTTCCTGGCCGGCGGCACGGGGCTCGCGCCGTTCCTGTCGATGCTGGAAGTGCTCGCCCGCGAGAGTTCTGGGCAGAAGATCCACCTAATCTATGGCGTGACGCGCGATCTCGATTTGGTTCTCGTCGACGAAATCGAAGCCTATGCGGCGCGCCTGCCCAACTTCAGCTTCGCGACGGTGGTGGCCGAGGATTCCTCCGGCCACCCGCGCAAGGGCTGGGTGACACAGCATATGCCCACCGAGGTGCTGCACGGCGGCGACGTCGACGTCTATCTCTGCGGCCCGCCGCCGATGGTCGATGCTGTTCGCTGGCATTTCGACGACAGCGGCGTTAAGCCGAACAGTTTTCACTATGAGAAGTTCACGCCCAATGCGGTCGTGAAGGAGGCTGCGTGA
- the catC gene encoding muconolactone Delta-isomerase, with product MLFHVEMTVSLPHDLPSGVAAELKATERERAQELQRSGKWRHLWRVAGRYANVSIFDVSGPGELHEVLATLPLFPFMDVKVVPLCRHPSSIREDDT from the coding sequence ATGCTGTTTCATGTCGAGATGACCGTCAGTCTGCCGCACGATCTGCCCTCGGGCGTCGCTGCGGAGCTCAAGGCCACGGAACGCGAGCGGGCACAGGAACTGCAGCGTTCCGGCAAATGGCGCCACCTGTGGCGCGTGGCCGGCCGCTACGCGAATGTGAGCATTTTCGATGTGAGCGGGCCGGGAGAACTGCACGAGGTCCTGGCCACCTTGCCGCTCTTTCCCTTCATGGACGTCAAGGTCGTGCCGCTCTGTCGGCACCCTTCGTCGATCCGCGAGGACGATACCTAG
- a CDS encoding MFS transporter, translating to MMRTIDVNEAIDNNPFGGFQWLVVGLCALLLIVDGYDVFVAGTVLPTLMDEWGLSKPQAGALQAWALFGMMFGALFFGPLADRIGRKKGIAISFLLFTVSTLLTGFAGSPEQFKVFRFFAGLGCGGLMPNAVALMNEYAPKRLRGTMVALMFSGYSVGGMVAAGLGIGLIPQFGWKPMFFVAALPLVLLPVILWKLPESLGFLIRQGEQEKARQIYAKIVPSARLVSEDRLVFSEAKGASASVAELFRHQRTLRTLMLWVAFFCCLLLVYLLSSWLPKVLQEAGYAEKASLLSLFSLNFGGMAGAIAGGWLGDRFGLPKVVVAFFVAATASIALIGFNLPAGLLFLMVFIAGATTIGTQILLYASVAQLYNLSVRSTGLGWASGVGRIGAIVGPTLGGVLLAQQLPLQQNFLIFAIPAAVSALAMLVFAVSNARRAGTVQLAAA from the coding sequence ATGATGCGCACTATCGATGTGAATGAAGCAATAGATAACAATCCGTTCGGGGGATTCCAGTGGCTGGTGGTGGGGCTCTGCGCCCTGCTGCTGATCGTCGACGGCTACGACGTCTTCGTCGCCGGCACCGTCCTGCCGACGCTGATGGACGAATGGGGTCTGAGCAAACCCCAGGCCGGCGCGCTGCAGGCCTGGGCGCTGTTCGGCATGATGTTCGGCGCCCTGTTCTTCGGGCCGCTGGCCGACAGGATCGGCCGGAAGAAGGGCATCGCGATCAGCTTTCTGCTGTTCACCGTCTCGACCCTTCTCACCGGCTTTGCAGGTTCGCCGGAACAGTTCAAGGTCTTCCGCTTCTTCGCCGGGCTCGGCTGCGGCGGGCTGATGCCGAATGCCGTGGCGCTGATGAACGAATATGCGCCGAAGCGCCTGCGCGGCACCATGGTGGCGCTGATGTTCTCCGGCTATTCGGTCGGCGGCATGGTCGCGGCGGGCCTCGGCATCGGTCTCATCCCGCAATTCGGCTGGAAGCCGATGTTCTTCGTTGCCGCGCTGCCGCTGGTGCTGTTGCCGGTCATCCTGTGGAAGCTGCCGGAATCGCTCGGCTTCCTCATTCGCCAGGGCGAGCAGGAAAAGGCTAGACAAATCTATGCGAAGATCGTCCCGTCCGCGCGCCTCGTCAGTGAAGACAGGCTGGTCTTCTCCGAAGCCAAGGGCGCGTCTGCGTCGGTCGCCGAACTGTTCCGGCACCAGCGGACGCTGCGCACGCTGATGCTGTGGGTCGCCTTTTTCTGCTGCCTGTTGCTCGTCTATCTGCTCTCGTCCTGGCTGCCGAAAGTTCTCCAGGAAGCCGGCTATGCCGAAAAGGCGAGCCTGCTCAGCCTCTTCTCGCTCAACTTCGGCGGCATGGCGGGCGCGATCGCCGGCGGCTGGCTCGGCGACCGCTTCGGCCTGCCGAAAGTGGTGGTCGCCTTCTTCGTTGCAGCGACTGCCTCGATCGCGCTGATCGGCTTCAACCTGCCGGCGGGACTGCTGTTCCTGATGGTCTTTATTGCCGGCGCCACGACGATCGGCACGCAGATCCTGCTCTATGCCAGCGTCGCGCAGCTCTACAATCTCTCCGTCCGGTCGACCGGGTTGGGTTGGGCCTCGGGCGTGGGCCGCATCGGCGCCATCGTCGGCCCGACGCTCGGCGGCGTGCTCCTCGCGCAGCAACTTCCGCTCCAGCAGAACTTCCTGATTTTCGCCATCCCCGCGGCGGTCTCGGCGCTCGCCATGCTGGTCTTCGCGGTCAGCAACGCCCGCCGCGCCGGCACCGTCCAACTCGCTGCCGCGTAG
- the benD gene encoding benzoate diol dehydrogenase BenD: MSRVRFADRFAGKVLVVTGAAQGIGRAVAIRAAEEGGRVVFVDRADFVADVATEARDAEAAAFRTDLETYEGAAAAMRFAEERFGGIDILINNVGGAIRMRPYGEFEPQQIDAEIRRSLMPTLYCCHAVLPHLVARGGGTIVNVSSNATRGIHRVPYSAAKGGVNAITQSLAMELAERNIRVVATAPGGTEAPPRRVPRNAGGDTEAEKGWMAEVVHQVKQSSFVKRYGTIEEQVAPILFLASDEASYITGSVLPVAGGDTG, from the coding sequence GTGAGCAGGGTGCGCTTCGCGGATCGTTTTGCCGGCAAGGTGCTGGTGGTGACCGGCGCGGCGCAGGGCATTGGCCGCGCCGTGGCGATCCGCGCCGCGGAGGAGGGCGGACGGGTCGTCTTCGTCGATCGTGCCGATTTCGTCGCCGATGTGGCGACCGAGGCCCGCGACGCTGAAGCCGCGGCTTTCAGGACCGACCTAGAAACCTATGAAGGTGCGGCTGCCGCGATGCGCTTCGCCGAAGAACGCTTCGGCGGCATCGACATCCTCATCAACAATGTCGGCGGGGCGATCCGCATGCGCCCCTACGGTGAATTCGAGCCGCAGCAGATCGATGCCGAGATCCGCCGCTCGCTGATGCCGACGCTCTACTGCTGCCACGCCGTGCTGCCGCATCTCGTCGCGCGCGGCGGCGGCACCATCGTCAATGTGTCGTCGAATGCGACGCGCGGCATCCATCGGGTGCCCTATTCGGCGGCCAAGGGCGGGGTGAATGCAATCACCCAGTCGCTGGCGATGGAGTTGGCGGAGCGCAACATCCGCGTGGTCGCTACCGCCCCGGGCGGCACGGAAGCGCCGCCGCGGCGCGTTCCGCGCAATGCCGGCGGCGACACGGAGGCGGAGAAGGGCTGGATGGCCGAGGTCGTTCACCAGGTGAAGCAATCCAGCTTCGTGAAGCGCTACGGGACCATCGAGGAACAGGTGGCGCCGATCCTGTTCCTGGCCTCGGACGAGGCGTCCTACATCACCGGCAGCGTGCTGCCCGTGGCCGGGGGCGATACCGGCTGA
- the catA gene encoding catechol 1,2-dioxygenase has translation MNVKIFDRPDIRDFLKTLSGLDKEGGNPRVKEIVHRIMSDLFKAIDDLDITPDEYWTGIAWLNEIGAAGQAGLISPGLGLDHFLDERLDAIDEALGIDNPTPRTIEGPLYVAGAPVSEGFARLDDGTDADGHTLIVHGTVHDADGKPLPGATVEVWHCDTRGFYSHFDPTGKQAPFNMRRTIVTDESGRYKFQSIVPHGYGVPPGSPTEQLLSALGRHGQRPAHIHFFISADGHRKLTTQINIEGDPLVNDDFAYATREGLVPSVVERTDEVSIRVNGLNGPFAEIKFDIHLTALVNGVDNQINEQRKRAAA, from the coding sequence ATGAACGTGAAGATTTTCGACAGGCCTGACATTCGGGACTTTCTCAAGACCCTCAGCGGTCTCGACAAGGAAGGCGGCAATCCGCGCGTCAAAGAGATCGTTCATCGGATCATGTCGGACCTGTTCAAGGCCATCGACGATCTCGACATCACCCCCGACGAATACTGGACCGGCATCGCCTGGCTCAACGAGATCGGCGCGGCCGGCCAGGCCGGCCTGATCTCGCCCGGTCTCGGCCTCGACCACTTCCTCGACGAGCGTCTCGACGCCATCGACGAGGCGCTCGGGATCGACAATCCCACCCCGCGCACGATCGAGGGGCCGCTCTATGTCGCCGGCGCGCCGGTTTCGGAAGGCTTTGCGCGACTGGACGACGGCACCGATGCCGACGGTCACACGCTCATCGTGCACGGCACCGTCCATGATGCCGACGGCAAGCCGCTGCCGGGCGCGACCGTCGAAGTCTGGCACTGTGACACCCGCGGCTTCTACTCGCACTTCGATCCGACGGGAAAGCAGGCGCCGTTCAACATGCGCCGCACCATCGTCACCGACGAAAGCGGCCGCTACAAGTTCCAGAGCATCGTGCCGCACGGTTACGGCGTGCCGCCCGGCAGCCCGACGGAGCAGCTTCTTTCCGCGCTCGGCCGACACGGCCAGCGCCCGGCACATATCCACTTCTTCATCAGCGCCGACGGTCATCGCAAGCTGACGACCCAAATCAACATCGAAGGCGATCCGCTGGTCAACGACGATTTCGCCTATGCGACCCGTGAGGGGCTTGTGCCATCCGTTGTCGAAAGGACCGACGAGGTCAGCATCAGGGTGAACGGCTTGAACGGCCCGTTTGCGGAGATCAAGTTCGACATTCACCTGACGGCCCTGGTGAACGGTGTCGACAATCAGATAAACGAGCAGCGCAAGCGCGCGGCCGCATGA